In a single window of the Streptomyces sp. 846.5 genome:
- a CDS encoding NPCBM/NEW2 domain-containing protein produces the protein MASVALAASTAVLGVVAPASAARPHPTPAVPINNLAQTPYQGWNTYFGLGSNFNEQTIKDEAKALVDRGLKAAGYNYVWIDGGWWSGTRDASGNITVSSSQWPDGMKAVADYVHSLGLKAGIYTDSGINGCGGTNQGSFGRYQQDVDQFAGWGYDAVKVDFCGGEQQHLDPAAAYGQFRDALLNNSSHRPMLFNICNPFVPATGAAPGRSAYDSYAFGPSTGNSWRTDTDVGFVQNVQFADVLRNLDDDAKHPEAAGPGHWNDPDYLNPGLGMTADEAQSQFSMWSMVAAPLIIGSDAKSLPDSTITMLTNREVLAVDQDPLGVQGTAITTSGSTQVWTKPLSNGDWAVALFNRGASSQVVSTTADAVGLRHSGSYALRDLWQHATSETAGVISATVAPHSTVLLRVSRQGDVVGTPPATTLTPLSVTAPAQGAQPLVLPGASFEASADFTDNGKIALKNAVLTLAAPAGWTVTPESATTVKRLRTGELVSGKWRVTPPPGTEPGPDGLKVTADYGWYGGSPTALNAGTANQTSPVQVPAAPPSGTGALSHQPWLDASSGYLEPRVDRDGAGGGPLVMHGTTYPQGVGVASPSTVEYYVGGNCSTLTGTVGIDDSADFDPTGGTVDFQVLGDGVKLYDSGAVDRSATHALSVPLGSAQVISLVVGDGGDGGYNDRADWAGLQISCGAPVPTVPAGPWPHYVAPGDESATATSANDGYPASNAVDGQVTTLWHSQFSPVHDPLPISFTVDLKSVQTVTGLTYQPRLDGDITGTITGYTVQVSTDGTTFTPAAAAGTWTQDALLKSVQIAPVQVRFVRLTATAGANGYASAAEIAVAVSPAG, from the coding sequence GTGGCTTCTGTCGCCCTCGCCGCATCGACAGCAGTACTGGGGGTGGTGGCCCCGGCGTCGGCAGCCCGGCCGCACCCGACCCCGGCCGTACCGATCAACAATCTTGCCCAGACTCCCTACCAGGGCTGGAACACCTACTTCGGCCTCGGCTCGAACTTCAACGAGCAGACCATCAAGGACGAGGCGAAGGCCCTGGTGGACCGGGGCCTGAAGGCCGCCGGGTACAACTACGTCTGGATCGACGGGGGCTGGTGGAGCGGGACCCGCGACGCCTCCGGCAACATCACCGTCAGTTCCTCCCAGTGGCCCGACGGCATGAAGGCCGTGGCCGACTACGTCCACTCCCTGGGGCTGAAGGCCGGCATCTACACCGACAGCGGTATCAACGGCTGCGGCGGCACCAACCAGGGCAGCTTCGGCCGCTACCAGCAGGACGTAGACCAGTTCGCTGGCTGGGGCTACGACGCGGTGAAGGTCGACTTCTGCGGCGGCGAGCAGCAGCACCTGGACCCGGCTGCCGCCTACGGCCAGTTCCGCGACGCGCTACTGAACAACAGCAGCCACCGTCCCATGCTGTTCAACATATGCAACCCCTTCGTCCCGGCCACCGGCGCGGCGCCGGGCCGCTCCGCCTACGACTCCTACGCGTTCGGCCCCAGCACCGGCAACTCGTGGCGCACCGACACCGACGTCGGCTTCGTGCAGAACGTGCAGTTCGCCGACGTGCTGCGGAACCTGGACGACGACGCCAAGCACCCGGAGGCCGCCGGACCGGGCCACTGGAACGACCCGGACTACCTCAACCCCGGACTGGGCATGACTGCTGACGAGGCGCAGTCGCAGTTCTCGATGTGGTCCATGGTCGCGGCCCCGCTGATCATCGGAAGCGACGCCAAGTCACTGCCGGACAGCACTATCACGATGCTCACCAACCGCGAGGTACTGGCCGTCGACCAGGACCCGCTGGGCGTGCAGGGCACGGCGATCACGACGTCGGGCAGCACCCAGGTGTGGACCAAGCCGCTGTCGAACGGCGACTGGGCGGTGGCGCTGTTCAACCGCGGCGCCTCCTCGCAGGTCGTCTCGACCACGGCCGACGCGGTCGGGCTGCGCCACTCCGGCAGCTACGCGCTGCGCGACCTGTGGCAGCACGCCACCAGCGAGACGGCCGGGGTGATATCCGCGACGGTGGCCCCGCACAGCACGGTGCTGCTGCGGGTCTCCCGTCAGGGCGACGTCGTGGGCACCCCGCCCGCCACGACGCTGACGCCGCTGAGCGTCACCGCCCCCGCCCAGGGCGCGCAGCCGCTGGTGCTGCCGGGTGCCTCGTTCGAGGCCTCGGCCGACTTCACCGACAACGGCAAAATCGCCCTCAAGAACGCCGTGCTCACCCTGGCTGCCCCTGCGGGCTGGACGGTCACCCCGGAGAGCGCGACCACGGTGAAGCGGTTGCGCACCGGCGAGCTGGTCAGCGGGAAGTGGCGGGTCACGCCCCCGCCCGGCACCGAACCCGGACCGGACGGACTCAAGGTCACCGCGGACTACGGCTGGTACGGCGGTTCCCCCACCGCTCTCAACGCGGGCACCGCGAACCAGACCAGCCCGGTACAGGTTCCCGCCGCGCCGCCCTCGGGCACCGGTGCGCTGAGCCACCAGCCCTGGCTGGATGCGAGCAGCGGGTACCTGGAGCCCCGGGTGGACCGTGATGGCGCCGGCGGCGGGCCGCTGGTCATGCACGGGACCACGTATCCCCAGGGGGTCGGTGTGGCCTCGCCGTCCACCGTGGAGTACTACGTCGGCGGCAACTGCTCGACGCTGACCGGCACGGTCGGCATCGACGACTCGGCCGACTTCGACCCGACCGGTGGGACGGTCGACTTCCAGGTGCTCGGCGACGGGGTGAAGCTCTACGACAGCGGGGCCGTCGACCGCAGCGCCACCCACGCGCTGTCGGTGCCGCTGGGCTCGGCCCAGGTGATCAGCCTGGTCGTCGGTGACGGCGGCGATGGCGGCTACAACGACCGGGCCGACTGGGCCGGACTGCAGATCAGCTGCGGCGCCCCCGTCCCGACGGTGCCCGCCGGGCCCTGGCCGCACTACGTCGCACCCGGGGACGAGTCCGCCACGGCCACCAGCGCCAACGACGGCTACCCGGCGAGCAACGCGGTCGACGGGCAGGTGACCACGCTGTGGCACTCGCAGTTCAGCCCGGTGCACGACCCGCTGCCGATCTCGTTCACGGTCGACCTGAAGTCGGTCCAGACTGTCACCGGACTCACCTACCAGCCCCGGCTGGACGGCGACATCACCGGAACCATCACCGGCTACACCGTGCAGGTGAGCACCGACGGGACCACCTTCACCCCGGCCGCAGCAGCCGGAACGTGGACCCAGGACGCGCTGCTCAAGTCCGTGCAGATCGCACCGGTCCAGGTGCGCTTCGTACGGCTGACCGCGACCGCGGGCGCCAACGGCTACGCGTCCGCGGCCGAGATCGCCGTCGCGGTCAGCCCGGCCGGCTGA
- a CDS encoding sugar ABC transporter ATP-binding protein, giving the protein MTNPGPAQAGASTPTSRLRAEQVSKSFGPVRALSEVSLDVRAGEVLALMGENGAGKSTLLRVLSGDHQPDQGRLLLDGAPVAFHTPREAHRAGLRVIQQEPEIVPHVSVAENVYLGALPRRARWVDRRALFAQVNRDLARYGFQDVLDPGMLGSELSPAQRQLVEILRALAGDVRVIAFDEPTSSLADHEVEALFGLIRQLRDDGVAIVYVSHRMPEIFAIADRVAVLRDGRYVGDRLVAQTDNAELVRMMVGRDLADMFVRRPREPGEVVLSVHDLATDDVHGVSLQVRAGEVVGLGGLIGAGRSELALALAGAVPIHRGGIEMAGQPLRLRGPGDALRAGIGLAPEERKAQALLLRRSIRDNISLAVLPRLSRWHMVRRGEERDIARRHVEQLSIRTPSIEQEVATLSGGNQQKVVLARWLARRPKLLILDEPTRGVDVGAKAEIYSIINDLAAQGMALLVISSELPELLGLSDRIVVMQGGRVTGEVSRAQATEERVLALAMAEDLSVTGAPQP; this is encoded by the coding sequence ATGACGAACCCAGGACCGGCTCAGGCCGGGGCGTCCACCCCGACGTCCCGGCTCCGGGCCGAGCAGGTCAGCAAGTCCTTCGGGCCGGTGCGCGCACTCAGCGAGGTCTCGCTGGACGTACGGGCCGGCGAAGTGCTCGCGCTGATGGGCGAGAACGGCGCGGGCAAGTCCACGCTGCTGCGCGTCCTGTCCGGGGACCACCAGCCGGACCAGGGACGGCTGCTGCTGGACGGCGCCCCCGTCGCCTTCCACACCCCACGCGAGGCGCACCGGGCCGGCCTGCGGGTGATCCAGCAGGAGCCCGAGATCGTGCCCCACGTCTCGGTCGCCGAGAACGTCTACCTGGGCGCGCTTCCGCGCCGGGCCCGGTGGGTGGACCGGCGTGCCCTGTTCGCACAGGTCAACCGGGACCTGGCGCGCTACGGCTTCCAGGACGTCCTGGACCCGGGCATGCTCGGGTCCGAACTGTCGCCCGCACAGCGCCAGTTGGTCGAAATCCTGCGAGCACTGGCCGGGGATGTCCGGGTGATCGCCTTCGACGAGCCCACCTCCTCCCTCGCCGACCACGAGGTGGAGGCACTGTTCGGGCTGATCCGACAGCTCCGCGACGACGGCGTGGCCATCGTCTACGTCTCACACCGGATGCCCGAGATCTTCGCCATCGCGGACCGGGTGGCGGTGCTGCGCGACGGGCGCTACGTCGGCGACCGGCTGGTGGCGCAGACCGACAACGCCGAACTGGTGCGGATGATGGTGGGCCGCGACCTGGCCGACATGTTCGTCCGTCGGCCGCGCGAGCCCGGCGAGGTCGTGCTCTCGGTACACGACCTGGCCACCGACGACGTGCACGGCGTCAGCCTGCAGGTCAGGGCCGGCGAGGTGGTCGGGCTCGGCGGCCTGATCGGAGCCGGGCGCTCCGAACTGGCCCTGGCCCTGGCCGGAGCCGTACCGATCCACCGGGGCGGCATCGAGATGGCCGGGCAGCCGCTGCGGCTGCGCGGCCCCGGCGACGCGCTGCGCGCCGGGATCGGCCTGGCCCCAGAGGAGCGCAAGGCACAGGCGCTGCTGCTGCGGCGCTCGATCCGCGACAACATCTCGCTGGCCGTCCTGCCACGGCTCAGCCGTTGGCACATGGTGCGGCGCGGGGAAGAGCGCGACATCGCCCGCCGACATGTGGAGCAGCTCTCGATCCGCACCCCCTCGATCGAACAGGAAGTCGCCACCCTGTCCGGCGGCAACCAGCAGAAGGTGGTCCTGGCCCGGTGGCTGGCCCGCCGTCCCAAGCTGCTCATCCTGGACGAGCCGACCCGCGGCGTCGACGTCGGCGCCAAGGCGGAGATCTACTCGATCATCAACGACCTCGCCGCGCAGGGCATGGCCCTGCTGGTCATCTCCTCGGAGCTGCCCGAACTGCTCGGCCTGTCCGACCGGATCGTGGTGATGCAGGGCGGACGGGTGACCGGAGAGGTCTCCCGGGCCCAGGCCACCGAAGAACGGGTCCTGGCGCTGGCCATGGCCGAAGACCTGAGCGTGACTGGAGCACCGCAGCCATGA
- a CDS encoding substrate-binding domain-containing protein: MSIGAFGMAAVLALAGCSTGQTTPGSSASGTAAGPKSGPITIAYLQKQGDQQYFIDEANGAKAEAAKLGNVKIVTVNLGTDSNKAISDMSTEVGQKVDGIAIVVPDQKIGPQIIQAAGAIPLVSSDDPISDGSGTAAPFVGFDSVQMGTKVGTKAGELFKASGWTAANTRVIAAYQQGLSDCQQREQGEEQGFSTAAGTSLPIIKVGTDNSVVDAQNKTGAVITANQGVKHWVVWGCNDENETGAVTALQNGGFAPADIVGVGLGAYLTCKDWTAKKDSGNKAALFIDGRSVGAAAVDALVAKIRNGTPLPPKTIAKTSLVDATSFAQAGVQCS, from the coding sequence GTGAGCATCGGCGCATTCGGCATGGCAGCCGTGCTGGCCCTGGCCGGCTGTTCCACCGGACAGACGACCCCCGGCAGCTCGGCGAGCGGCACCGCGGCGGGCCCCAAGAGCGGACCGATCACCATCGCCTACCTGCAGAAGCAGGGCGACCAGCAGTACTTCATCGACGAGGCCAACGGCGCCAAGGCCGAGGCCGCCAAGCTCGGCAACGTCAAGATCGTCACCGTCAACCTGGGCACCGACTCCAACAAGGCGATCAGCGACATGAGCACCGAGGTCGGCCAGAAGGTCGACGGGATCGCCATCGTCGTACCGGACCAGAAGATCGGCCCGCAGATCATCCAGGCCGCCGGCGCCATCCCGCTGGTCTCCTCCGACGACCCGATCAGCGACGGCTCCGGCACCGCGGCCCCGTTCGTGGGCTTCGACTCGGTCCAGATGGGCACCAAGGTCGGCACCAAGGCGGGCGAGCTGTTCAAGGCCTCGGGCTGGACCGCCGCGAACACCCGCGTCATCGCCGCCTACCAGCAGGGCCTGTCGGACTGCCAGCAGCGTGAACAGGGCGAGGAGCAGGGCTTCAGTACAGCCGCCGGAACAAGCCTGCCGATCATCAAGGTCGGCACCGACAACTCGGTGGTCGACGCGCAGAACAAGACCGGTGCCGTGATCACCGCCAACCAGGGCGTCAAGCACTGGGTGGTCTGGGGCTGCAACGACGAGAACGAGACCGGCGCGGTCACCGCGCTGCAGAACGGCGGCTTCGCCCCCGCCGACATCGTCGGCGTGGGCCTGGGCGCCTACCTGACCTGCAAGGACTGGACCGCCAAGAAGGACAGCGGCAACAAGGCCGCGCTGTTCATCGACGGCCGCTCGGTGGGCGCCGCAGCCGTGGACGCGCTGGTCGCCAAGATCCGCAACGGCACGCCGCTGCCCCCCAAGACCATCGCGAAGACATCCCTGGTCGATGCCACCAGCTTCGCCCAGGCCGGAGTGCAGTGCAGCTGA
- a CDS encoding ABC transporter permease, whose protein sequence is MTKTDSPALPRDTGPDLRLRPLRRTLDVVGVQNLSLIVALIALCGAIGSQNSNFFLVSNIRTIGTTVAIVGILAVVQTVVMLLGGLDISVGSAAGLTSVVSAMVFTSANSAALGILAALLVGLGVGLLNGMVIVYGRVNAVIATLATYAALRGLANLVSDGRAQGYTGTDSTFIFLARGSGLGIPILVWVLIIVAVLIHLMLRYTDIGRNIYAAGGNPTAARLAGINLNRYVVGCYVLAGFVAAIAGVLLTARTGSGQPTSGSQGLELQSITAAALGGVALQGGKGGIAGTAIAVLLLGVLQNGLTILNVNSFWQDIAQGALLVVAVVIQQRRKGLRAYGLPR, encoded by the coding sequence ATGACCAAGACCGACAGCCCCGCCCTGCCCAGAGACACCGGCCCGGACCTGCGACTGCGCCCCCTGCGCAGGACCCTGGACGTCGTCGGCGTGCAGAACCTGAGCCTGATCGTCGCGCTGATCGCCCTGTGCGGCGCGATCGGCTCGCAGAACTCCAACTTCTTCCTGGTCTCCAACATCAGGACCATCGGCACGACCGTCGCCATCGTGGGCATCCTGGCGGTCGTGCAGACCGTGGTGATGCTGCTCGGCGGCCTGGACATCTCGGTCGGCTCGGCGGCCGGACTGACCTCCGTGGTCTCCGCGATGGTCTTCACCAGCGCCAACAGCGCCGCCCTGGGGATCCTGGCGGCACTGCTGGTGGGCCTCGGCGTCGGCCTGCTCAACGGCATGGTGATCGTCTACGGCCGGGTGAACGCGGTCATCGCCACCCTGGCCACCTACGCGGCCCTGCGCGGCCTGGCCAACCTGGTCTCCGACGGCCGGGCCCAGGGCTACACCGGGACCGACTCCACCTTCATCTTCCTGGCCCGCGGCAGCGGCCTCGGCATCCCGATCCTGGTCTGGGTGCTGATCATCGTCGCCGTACTGATCCACCTGATGCTGCGCTACACCGACATCGGCCGCAACATCTACGCGGCCGGCGGCAACCCCACCGCCGCCCGCCTGGCAGGCATCAACCTCAACCGCTACGTCGTCGGCTGCTACGTCCTGGCCGGCTTCGTCGCCGCCATCGCCGGCGTCCTGCTGACCGCCCGCACCGGCTCCGGCCAGCCCACCTCCGGAAGCCAGGGCCTGGAACTGCAGTCCATCACGGCAGCCGCCCTCGGCGGGGTGGCCCTGCAGGGCGGCAAGGGCGGCATCGCCGGCACCGCCATCGCCGTCCTCCTGCTCGGCGTCCTGCAGAACGGCCTGACCATCCTCAACGTCAACTCCTTCTGGCAGGACATCGCCCAGGGCGCACTGCTGGTGGTGGCCGTCGTCATCCAGCAACGCCGCAAGGGACTGCGCGCCTACGGACTACCGCGCTGA